A window of the Streptomyces griseochromogenes genome harbors these coding sequences:
- a CDS encoding nucleoside-diphosphate kinase: MNTQTSLGTAHATDAFHDIPPALIAAVTRSATKARLYGVDNYFRESSRLFGNDLDAVLGITLCVLKPEAAAGRRYRRALEALRDNGFRPVDVVRFRHNRLTVRETWRFQLNFASGERIDAMDLVLGSADSVLLVLKDERWAPGRVPAAVRLTALKGPSDPAQRRPEHLRSRLGAVNGLFNFTHTSDEPIDVMREIAIVCDGQRRELLRARVLDGYDALPEAADAFDDLEAQVAEHDLDLENSWRRLAQAPGHVGDLARARAAGQEIPVRAVARAVRDGSAGPAHHWDLLSVLTHTLRFNEPGIGRIFANVLLSAWQDTAAVGA; this comes from the coding sequence GTGAACACGCAGACCAGCCTCGGCACGGCGCACGCGACCGACGCGTTCCACGACATCCCCCCGGCACTGATCGCGGCGGTCACCCGCTCGGCCACGAAGGCGCGGCTGTACGGCGTGGACAACTACTTCCGCGAGAGCAGCCGGCTCTTCGGGAACGACCTGGACGCGGTGCTGGGCATCACGCTGTGCGTGCTCAAGCCCGAGGCCGCGGCGGGCCGCCGCTACCGCCGGGCGCTCGAAGCGCTGCGGGACAACGGCTTCAGACCGGTCGACGTGGTCCGCTTCCGGCACAACCGGCTCACCGTCCGGGAGACCTGGCGCTTCCAGCTGAACTTCGCCAGCGGCGAGCGCATCGACGCGATGGATCTGGTCCTGGGCTCGGCGGACTCCGTGCTCCTGGTCCTGAAGGACGAGCGGTGGGCCCCGGGCCGGGTGCCGGCCGCCGTCCGGCTCACCGCTCTGAAGGGGCCCTCCGACCCCGCCCAGCGCAGGCCGGAACACCTGCGGAGCCGACTCGGCGCCGTCAACGGCCTGTTCAACTTCACCCACACCTCGGACGAGCCCATCGACGTGATGCGGGAGATCGCCATCGTGTGCGACGGGCAGCGCCGCGAGCTGCTGCGCGCCCGGGTCCTGGACGGGTACGACGCCCTCCCCGAGGCCGCGGACGCGTTCGACGACCTGGAGGCGCAGGTCGCCGAGCACGATCTGGACCTGGAGAACAGCTGGCGGCGGCTCGCCCAGGCCCCTGGGCACGTCGGTGACCTGGCACGGGCCCGTGCCGCAGGACAGGAGATCCCCGTGCGGGCCGTGGCCCGGGCGGTCAGGGACGGTTCGGCCGGTCCCGCACACCACTGGGACCTGCTCAGCGTGCTGACGCACACCCTGCGCTTCAACGAGCCCGGCATCGGCCGCATCTTCGCCAACGTGCTGCTCTCCGCCTGGCAGGACACCGCGGCGGTCGGCGCATGA
- a CDS encoding MFS transporter has translation MTSSQPSSGRDGSAFWRLWTAHGVSAFGTAVTTVAMPLVAVLELKASTFETSLVSAASMCAWLLFGLPAGVLVHRLPLRPVLVAADLIRALTLLSVPVAVFMDVLSLGQLVVSAFVLSVASVIFDVGYSTYLPAVVSKDRLTAGNSLLQGSESVSQVAGPGLGGSLVQAFGAAYSLIADVASYVVSAILLLTVPAPRTERSEKAKSGAFAEMREGIDFVRRHPVIRPFVLVGTGFNFATAAFEAITAVFLIRTVHADSLAVGLLVACLGLGGVIGAAVTTPLVNRLGTTRAALAPLLLSPVSALLMPLATSGAGAFFFGLGSLGWGACTVTFAIVGRTYRQTAVAPELLPRVMATVRFVSWGVFPIGALLAGVLGQAVGNRAALLVFSLCTLLIPVPVLLSPIRRTRDLLDADTDTDTDTGTGTDTVRA, from the coding sequence ATGACCAGCTCGCAGCCGTCCTCCGGCCGGGACGGTTCTGCCTTCTGGCGCCTGTGGACCGCGCACGGTGTCAGCGCCTTCGGCACGGCCGTCACCACGGTCGCGATGCCCCTGGTGGCTGTGCTCGAACTGAAGGCCAGTACGTTCGAGACGAGTCTGGTCAGTGCCGCGTCCATGTGTGCGTGGCTGCTGTTCGGTCTGCCGGCCGGAGTGCTCGTGCATCGCTTGCCCCTGCGTCCGGTGCTGGTCGCCGCCGACCTGATCAGAGCCCTGACGCTGCTCTCCGTCCCGGTGGCGGTGTTCATGGACGTCCTGTCGCTCGGACAACTGGTCGTCTCGGCCTTCGTGCTCAGCGTGGCGAGCGTGATCTTCGACGTCGGCTACTCGACGTACCTGCCGGCGGTGGTCAGCAAGGACCGGCTGACAGCCGGCAACAGTCTCCTCCAGGGCAGCGAATCCGTGTCCCAGGTGGCGGGCCCGGGGCTGGGCGGCAGCCTGGTGCAGGCGTTCGGCGCCGCGTACAGCCTGATCGCCGACGTCGCGAGCTACGTCGTCTCGGCGATCCTCCTGCTGACCGTGCCGGCTCCGCGCACGGAACGGAGCGAGAAGGCGAAGAGCGGTGCGTTCGCCGAGATGCGGGAGGGGATCGATTTCGTCCGCCGTCATCCGGTGATCCGTCCCTTCGTGCTGGTGGGCACCGGATTCAACTTCGCCACCGCGGCCTTCGAAGCGATCACCGCGGTCTTCCTGATCCGCACGGTGCACGCCGACTCGCTGGCCGTGGGCCTCCTGGTCGCCTGCTTGGGCCTGGGCGGCGTCATCGGCGCGGCCGTCACCACGCCCCTGGTCAACCGGCTGGGCACCACCCGGGCCGCGCTCGCCCCCCTGCTCCTCAGCCCGGTCAGCGCCCTGTTGATGCCTCTGGCCACGTCCGGTGCCGGCGCCTTCTTCTTCGGTCTCGGCAGCCTGGGCTGGGGTGCCTGTACGGTCACCTTCGCCATCGTCGGGCGCACCTACCGCCAGACCGCCGTCGCTCCGGAGCTGCTGCCCCGGGTCATGGCGACGGTCCGCTTCGTCTCCTGGGGTGTCTTCCCCATCGGTGCGCTGCTGGCGGGCGTTCTCGGCCAGGCCGTGGGCAACAGGGCCGCCCTGCTGGTCTTCTCCCTGTGCACGCTGCTGATACCGGTTCCGGTGCTGCTTTCCCCGATCCGCAGGACCCGCGACCTCCTCGACGCGGACACGGACACGGACACGGACACGGGCACGGGCACGGACACGGTGCGAGCCTGA
- the asnB gene encoding asparagine synthase (glutamine-hydrolyzing), which yields MCGIAGIARIDGNDLSQEADSLLAAFAHTLAHRGPDDRRILREGPVGMAFNRLSLVDPDNGAQPLVSADGKVVLIANGEVYNHRELAAGLPGVRLSTGSDCEVLLYLYQRDGLRFLDQVNGMFAFVLWDKERQVLLLGRDRFGIKPLYFHRNRARVVFASEIKALFSDAATPRRLDWNRALGEYDMNATPVFAHGRVTTWFEDIELVPPGVIVELSLKDGTSAEHRYWQLPQPDATSDLSDDEYATVFRDLLAASVADCATADTDLGLFLSGGIDSAAVAALAPGSTLQTFTALTPGTVLNGDARGGHRTAELLGLPNHQVLIGSDRLPGPQEWRDLVWLAETPLVGPEIFYKSELHRFARRHFPDIKGMLLGAAADEINGGYTPQFAGEGGDWDDFESNLRDLYRRQALERNPKLGHWWEHNGVPLLNDAAIDPSTPYADDPYTGYFTWQYRTLEQYNVWHEDRTAAGVGTEARVPFLDHRLVELVARIPARRRAALVWDKRILREAMKGVLPEEVRTRPKGYFFYGEGARHTNRFFTRLLAQNGAELLEQALSTENARRHLDADGMRTALGELSRSPNTNNVELLLRLVNLGLLDVMTAQLPAPPVEAAPRPQPVELRVTDWDQEARDIVAQVVTEPEIPRQTVYALADNALLVTAPTLPDTWFVVVDGGFEYEISATDDAAWLALLRTLDGTLTLAEALTKTGVEFTDVAELFHEALAVGLVTARSDDGEPAKR from the coding sequence GTGTGCGGCATTGCTGGCATAGCAAGGATTGATGGGAACGATCTGTCCCAGGAGGCCGACAGTCTCCTCGCGGCATTCGCGCACACACTCGCTCACCGAGGCCCCGACGACCGCCGCATCCTCCGCGAGGGGCCGGTGGGGATGGCGTTCAACCGACTCTCCCTGGTCGACCCCGATAATGGCGCCCAGCCCCTGGTCAGCGCAGATGGAAAAGTCGTCCTCATCGCCAATGGTGAGGTGTACAACCATCGCGAACTCGCCGCCGGTCTGCCGGGTGTCCGGCTGAGCACCGGTTCCGACTGCGAGGTCCTTCTCTACCTGTACCAGCGCGACGGTCTGCGCTTCCTGGACCAGGTGAACGGCATGTTCGCCTTCGTCCTGTGGGACAAGGAACGCCAGGTGCTGCTGCTGGGGCGCGACCGCTTCGGCATCAAGCCCCTGTACTTCCACCGCAACCGTGCGCGCGTCGTCTTCGCCTCGGAGATCAAGGCCCTCTTCTCGGACGCCGCCACCCCGCGACGCCTGGACTGGAACCGTGCGCTCGGCGAGTACGACATGAACGCGACGCCCGTGTTCGCGCACGGCCGCGTCACCACCTGGTTCGAGGACATCGAACTCGTCCCGCCCGGCGTGATCGTCGAGCTGAGCCTCAAGGACGGCACCTCCGCGGAGCACCGCTACTGGCAGCTGCCCCAGCCCGACGCGACGTCGGACCTGTCGGACGACGAGTACGCCACCGTCTTCCGGGACCTGCTCGCGGCCTCCGTCGCCGACTGCGCCACCGCCGACACCGATCTCGGCCTCTTCCTCAGCGGCGGCATCGACTCCGCCGCGGTGGCGGCGCTCGCCCCCGGCAGCACACTGCAGACCTTCACCGCCCTGACACCGGGCACCGTCCTCAACGGTGACGCACGCGGCGGCCACCGCACCGCCGAACTGCTGGGCCTGCCCAACCACCAGGTGCTCATCGGATCCGACCGGCTTCCCGGACCGCAGGAATGGCGCGATCTGGTGTGGCTGGCCGAGACCCCCCTGGTCGGGCCGGAGATCTTCTACAAGTCCGAGCTGCACCGGTTCGCCCGCCGGCACTTCCCGGACATCAAGGGCATGCTGCTCGGTGCCGCCGCGGACGAGATCAACGGCGGGTACACCCCGCAGTTCGCCGGCGAGGGCGGCGACTGGGACGACTTCGAGTCCAACCTCCGCGATCTCTACCGACGGCAGGCCCTGGAGCGCAACCCGAAGCTCGGACACTGGTGGGAGCACAACGGCGTTCCGCTCCTCAACGACGCGGCCATCGACCCCTCGACGCCCTACGCGGACGACCCCTACACCGGCTACTTCACCTGGCAGTACCGCACGCTGGAGCAGTACAACGTCTGGCACGAGGACCGGACCGCCGCGGGCGTCGGGACCGAGGCCCGCGTCCCCTTCCTCGACCACCGCCTGGTCGAGCTCGTGGCCCGGATCCCCGCGCGGCGCAGGGCCGCGCTGGTGTGGGACAAGCGGATCCTCCGCGAAGCGATGAAGGGCGTCCTGCCCGAAGAGGTGCGCACCCGGCCCAAGGGCTACTTCTTCTACGGCGAGGGCGCCCGCCACACCAACCGGTTCTTCACCCGTCTCCTCGCGCAGAACGGCGCCGAGTTGCTGGAGCAGGCCCTCTCCACCGAGAACGCCCGCCGTCACCTGGACGCCGACGGCATGCGCACGGCTCTCGGCGAGCTCTCCCGCAGCCCCAACACCAACAACGTGGAGCTGTTGCTCAGGCTCGTCAACCTCGGCCTGCTCGACGTCATGACCGCACAGCTGCCGGCGCCGCCCGTCGAGGCCGCCCCCCGTCCGCAGCCCGTGGAACTCAGGGTGACCGACTGGGATCAGGAGGCGCGGGACATCGTCGCGCAGGTGGTCACGGAGCCGGAGATCCCCCGGCAGACCGTCTACGCGCTCGCCGACAACGCTCTCCTGGTCACCGCGCCCACCCTGCCGGACACCTGGTTCGTCGTGGTCGACGGCGGCTTCGAGTACGAGATCTCCGCCACGGACGACGCCGCATGGCTCGCCCTTCTCCGGACTCTCGACGGCACCCTCACGCTGGCCGAGGCCCTGACGAAGACGGGCGTCGAGTTCACCGACGTGGCCGAGCTGTTCCACGAGGCCCTGGCCGTCGGTCTCGTCACGGCGCGGTCCGACGACGGGGAACCGGCGAAGCGATGA
- a CDS encoding response regulator, whose product MTDEQQPIRVLVVEDDPVAADAHVLYVGRVPGFVAVGKAHTGAEARRFLDRTAVDLLLLDLHLPDVHGLQLARSLRAAGHHADVIAVTSARDLTVVREGVSLGVVQYVLKPFTFATLRDRLVRYAEFRGAAGEASGQDEVDRALAVLRAPGPAALPKGLSAPTLERVTSAVREAEEGLTAARVADAVGISRITARRYLEHLVEAGRAERKPVYGQVGRPELVYRWVRGASAGR is encoded by the coding sequence ATGACGGACGAGCAGCAGCCGATCCGCGTCCTCGTCGTGGAGGACGACCCGGTCGCCGCGGACGCGCATGTGCTGTACGTGGGGCGGGTGCCGGGTTTCGTCGCGGTCGGCAAGGCGCACACCGGGGCGGAGGCGCGCAGGTTCCTGGACCGTACGGCGGTGGACCTGCTGTTGCTGGACCTGCATCTGCCGGACGTGCACGGCCTGCAGCTGGCGCGGTCACTGCGGGCGGCGGGGCATCACGCGGACGTCATAGCGGTGACGTCGGCGCGGGATCTGACGGTGGTACGGGAGGGCGTCTCGCTGGGCGTCGTCCAGTACGTCCTGAAGCCGTTCACCTTCGCCACCCTGCGGGACCGGCTGGTGCGGTACGCGGAGTTCCGGGGCGCGGCCGGAGAGGCGAGCGGCCAGGACGAGGTGGACCGGGCCCTGGCGGTGCTGCGCGCGCCGGGGCCCGCGGCGCTTCCCAAGGGGCTGAGCGCGCCCACCCTGGAACGGGTGACGTCGGCTGTACGGGAGGCGGAGGAGGGTCTTACGGCGGCGCGGGTCGCGGACGCGGTGGGGATCTCGCGGATCACCGCCCGGCGGTATCTGGAGCATCTGGTGGAGGCGGGGCGGGCCGAACGCAAGCCGGTGTACGGGCAGGTGGGGCGGCCGGAGCTGGTCTATCGGTGGGTTCGGGGGGCGTCGGCGGGGCGGTGA
- a CDS encoding acetylxylan esterase, with translation MNELPEELATRRAAHRTPAGFDAFWRRTLASEAHPLDPVFAETPGPLAAATVHDVSFAGAHGHRIAAWLIVPRPAGPAPGTRTRVPCVVQFLGYGEGRGAALDWLLWPAVGMATLVVDTRGQGGANLRPGNTPDPVGVRPPQVPGFITRGLLDPDAYYYRDAYVDAVRAVETALAHEAVDPERVAVSGCSQGGLLALAAAALHGRVAAALVESPFLCDVADHTRFPDRQPYRELLRFCQFHPHHTDRALTTLAHFDGVAMASRAACPALFSLALRDQVCSPASVAAAYQHYAGPKQIRVWPYAGHAEPNGYHRQAEVAFLLAAFGDPAGVRGVPAGASRS, from the coding sequence ATGAACGAGCTGCCGGAGGAACTGGCCACGAGGCGGGCCGCGCACCGGACGCCGGCCGGATTCGATGCCTTCTGGCGCCGGACCCTGGCGTCGGAGGCGCACCCTCTGGATCCCGTCTTCGCCGAGACACCCGGCCCCCTCGCGGCCGCCACGGTCCACGATGTGTCCTTCGCGGGCGCGCACGGCCATCGCATCGCGGCCTGGCTGATCGTGCCCCGGCCCGCCGGGCCCGCCCCGGGCACGCGGACCCGTGTGCCGTGCGTGGTCCAGTTCCTGGGCTACGGCGAAGGACGTGGCGCGGCGCTGGACTGGTTGCTGTGGCCCGCCGTCGGCATGGCGACCCTGGTGGTCGACACGCGCGGACAGGGCGGGGCGAACCTCCGGCCCGGAAACACCCCCGACCCGGTGGGTGTCCGGCCGCCGCAGGTACCCGGATTCATCACCCGCGGCCTGCTCGATCCGGACGCGTACTACTACCGGGACGCCTACGTCGACGCCGTACGGGCGGTGGAGACGGCCCTCGCGCACGAGGCGGTGGATCCGGAGCGCGTCGCCGTGTCGGGGTGCAGCCAGGGTGGTCTGCTGGCCCTCGCGGCAGCCGCGCTGCACGGCAGGGTGGCGGCGGCTCTCGTGGAGTCCCCCTTCCTGTGCGACGTGGCCGACCACACAAGGTTTCCCGACCGGCAGCCCTATCGCGAGCTGTTGCGGTTCTGCCAGTTCCATCCGCACCACACCGATCGGGCGCTCACGACGCTGGCCCACTTCGACGGGGTCGCGATGGCCTCTCGCGCCGCATGCCCGGCACTGTTCTCGCTCGCGCTGCGGGATCAGGTCTGCTCGCCCGCCTCCGTGGCGGCGGCCTATCAGCACTACGCGGGGCCGAAGCAGATCCGTGTGTGGCCGTACGCCGGGCACGCCGAGCCCAACGGATATCACCGCCAGGCCGAGGTGGCGTTCCTCCTCGCGGCGTTCGGTGACCCGGCGGGTGTCCGTGGTGTGCCGGCGGGCGCTTCGAGGTCCTGA
- a CDS encoding nucleoside-diphosphate kinase, protein MLSDVLPDQEPLSEVGQDILEQVTWSSEKARMYAVEQYFREACWTFGGDLPRMLGITLCMLKAEATAGRRLRPAVRALAGAGFRPVDVVAFRHDRLTIREVWRHHFNLATPERVEAMDLILPTTDTVCLVLKDTEWQPGRMPAAIRLNSLKGPADPGERLPQHLRHQLGVVNGLFNFMHCSDEPIDVFREIAVLCDDARRDLMRERILGDHDALPEVLALFDALERRHPAHDFDYGLSWKRLAGAPGAPGRLAARRAAGEDITVTDVMTVTQGVSYEDPHRWDLLTVITHLLKVMNVPGLSPSVPNVTAEWGGPR, encoded by the coding sequence GTGCTGTCCGACGTGTTGCCGGACCAGGAGCCCCTGAGCGAGGTCGGCCAGGACATTCTGGAACAGGTCACCTGGTCGTCCGAGAAGGCCCGGATGTACGCCGTGGAACAGTACTTCCGCGAGGCGTGCTGGACCTTCGGCGGGGATCTTCCACGGATGCTGGGCATCACTCTGTGCATGCTCAAGGCCGAGGCCACCGCGGGCCGGCGCCTGCGCCCCGCGGTCCGGGCGCTCGCCGGCGCGGGCTTTCGGCCCGTCGACGTGGTGGCCTTCCGCCACGACCGGCTGACCATCCGGGAAGTGTGGCGCCATCACTTCAACCTCGCGACACCGGAACGGGTCGAGGCGATGGACCTGATCCTTCCCACCACCGACACCGTGTGCCTGGTCCTGAAGGACACCGAGTGGCAGCCGGGACGCATGCCCGCCGCCATCCGGCTCAACTCCCTGAAGGGACCGGCCGACCCGGGCGAGCGCCTGCCCCAGCACCTGCGGCATCAACTGGGCGTGGTCAACGGCCTGTTCAACTTCATGCACTGCTCGGACGAGCCGATCGACGTGTTCCGGGAGATCGCGGTCCTGTGCGACGACGCACGGCGGGACCTCATGCGCGAGCGGATCCTCGGCGACCACGACGCCCTTCCCGAGGTCCTGGCCCTGTTCGACGCTCTGGAACGCAGGCATCCGGCGCACGACTTCGACTACGGGCTGAGCTGGAAACGGCTGGCGGGGGCGCCCGGAGCCCCGGGCCGGCTCGCGGCGCGCCGGGCAGCCGGCGAGGACATCACCGTGACCGATGTGATGACCGTCACGCAGGGTGTGTCGTACGAAGACCCCCACCGCTGGGACCTGTTGACGGTGATCACACACCTGCTGAAGGTCATGAACGTCCCCGGGCTCAGCCCGAGTGTGCCGAACGTGACGGCCGAGTGGGGCGGACCCCGATGA
- a CDS encoding PqqD family protein, protein MTDNPELSGDQVPSCRPDVRVRNVRGTFLVAVANNAFELSESAGFIWKHIDGRRSIADIARLLAGEYGIDEEAALLDTKEMFEFLAANGSVRF, encoded by the coding sequence ATGACGGACAACCCGGAACTCTCCGGCGACCAGGTCCCCTCGTGCCGCCCCGACGTCCGGGTGCGCAACGTACGGGGAACGTTCCTGGTGGCCGTGGCCAACAACGCGTTCGAGCTGTCCGAGAGCGCGGGCTTCATCTGGAAGCACATCGACGGGCGCCGATCGATAGCCGATATCGCCCGACTGCTGGCCGGCGAATACGGCATCGACGAAGAGGCGGCACTTCTCGACACCAAGGAGATGTTCGAGTTTCTCGCGGCCAACGGTTCGGTCCGGTTCTGA
- a CDS encoding MOSC domain-containing protein — MTGQARLLTVNLGVERTGPWTSNGRSGIDKRPVPGPVWARATGLDGDLIVNTKAHGGVDKAVYAFAREDAVFWEKELGRTVGPGNFGENFSTVGIDITGAEIGEQWRIGEAVFEVIRPRKPCRVFAGFWDVPDLVKRFIAHGAPGAYLRVLTEGAVSPGEAIEVIKRPGHGITVNLMLRAITTERELLPRMLEAPEMLPKIQQKARDWIELQRRTHRVHEQGDPRATAAERVEEIA, encoded by the coding sequence ATGACGGGCCAGGCCCGGCTGCTCACCGTCAACCTCGGCGTGGAGCGCACCGGACCCTGGACCTCCAACGGGCGCAGCGGCATCGACAAGCGGCCGGTGCCGGGTCCCGTGTGGGCTCGGGCGACGGGCCTGGACGGGGATCTGATCGTCAACACGAAGGCCCACGGCGGTGTCGACAAGGCGGTGTACGCGTTCGCGCGCGAGGACGCGGTCTTCTGGGAGAAGGAGCTGGGCCGGACCGTCGGCCCCGGAAACTTCGGCGAGAACTTCTCCACCGTCGGCATCGACATCACCGGCGCCGAGATCGGCGAACAGTGGCGGATCGGGGAAGCCGTGTTCGAGGTGATCCGCCCGCGCAAGCCCTGCCGGGTCTTCGCCGGCTTCTGGGACGTCCCCGACCTGGTGAAACGGTTCATCGCACACGGCGCTCCGGGTGCCTACCTACGGGTCCTCACCGAGGGGGCCGTGTCACCCGGTGAGGCCATCGAGGTGATCAAGCGGCCGGGGCACGGCATCACGGTGAATCTGATGCTCCGGGCCATCACCACGGAGCGCGAGCTGCTGCCCCGGATGCTGGAGGCCCCCGAGATGCTCCCCAAGATCCAGCAGAAGGCGCGGGACTGGATCGAACTGCAACGGCGGACGCACCGCGTGCACGAACAAGGCGACCCCCGCGCGACGGCCGCGGAGAGAGTGGAGGAGATCGCATGA
- a CDS encoding type II CAAX prenyl endopeptidase Rce1 family protein translates to MSTAPATSPAADGTGPLAHAFDRAAWPPRPVRLLSAAVMVAFAVALWHLGGTWRAGAGLVLADALAGLLPWRMPRTLRKGAAYWGENAIALGVPIAFVAVAAGTGAPWLTQGTAWWWYGVALALAVVLLLAGGMNFRLLFSGDLAFLLGPSTPLQARTRALTGTLTPFGEEALYRSLAVTASGPFGVLASVLGAAAFIARHHVGDSKWRTAPRVLATELLAALSLLALVALSGSVYPALVAHLINNAPSVLLELQRSQKDSHD, encoded by the coding sequence ATGAGCACCGCGCCCGCGACATCCCCCGCCGCCGACGGCACCGGTCCGCTCGCGCACGCCTTCGACCGCGCGGCCTGGCCGCCGCGTCCCGTCCGCCTGCTGTCGGCAGCCGTCATGGTCGCCTTCGCCGTTGCCCTGTGGCACCTCGGCGGCACCTGGCGGGCGGGTGCCGGGCTGGTCCTGGCGGACGCGCTGGCGGGGCTGTTGCCCTGGCGCATGCCGCGCACCCTGCGCAAAGGGGCCGCGTACTGGGGTGAGAACGCCATCGCCCTGGGCGTGCCGATCGCCTTCGTCGCCGTCGCCGCGGGCACCGGCGCTCCCTGGCTCACCCAGGGGACGGCCTGGTGGTGGTACGGCGTGGCACTCGCCCTGGCCGTGGTGCTGCTGCTCGCCGGCGGAATGAACTTCCGCCTGCTCTTCTCGGGGGATCTCGCCTTTCTGCTGGGGCCCAGCACTCCGCTGCAGGCCAGAACGCGGGCTCTCACGGGGACGCTGACCCCGTTCGGCGAGGAGGCGCTGTACCGGTCGCTGGCCGTCACCGCGTCCGGCCCCTTCGGCGTCCTTGCCTCGGTGCTGGGCGCCGCGGCCTTCATCGCCCGTCACCACGTCGGCGACAGCAAGTGGCGCACGGCCCCGCGGGTCCTGGCGACGGAGCTGCTGGCGGCCCTGTCCCTGCTGGCGCTGGTGGCGTTGTCGGGGTCGGTCTATCCGGCGCTCGTGGCCCACCTGATCAACAACGCGCCGTCCGTACTGCTCGAACTCCAGCGCTCACAGAAAGACAGCCATGACTGA
- a CDS encoding diiron oxygenase, which produces MSAKRSLFAGPESAVVDDYRSKFANWDRRASVRVKPRRVLGRVPDEQVYFPPELVPVVSHPIVRAGEPGLVRHLLVQRLYQYLHFTTELESVAVLPVTLSLSRGQDDLRLTAAMREDAFKITTDEAWHAQFSYDLMAQVAAETAVPLHLTEPSFVRRLDVIREAMEAELRGVQSLAFCIVSETLISAILADLPQDRRLPEAVREMVRDHSEDEGKHHAYFRSVLKYFWHSLSPRQRSRLGPWLPELVVTFLEPDYGAIRDSLLTAGLTGTEAETVLAESYPGDSVRASVAEASRTTIRYFAEVGALDEPATREAFHAAGLTAGLAL; this is translated from the coding sequence ATGTCTGCAAAACGGTCACTATTTGCAGGTCCGGAGTCTGCAGTCGTCGACGACTACAGAAGCAAATTTGCAAACTGGGACCGGCGAGCGAGCGTACGAGTCAAACCGCGCCGCGTACTCGGTCGGGTGCCGGATGAGCAGGTGTATTTCCCGCCTGAACTCGTGCCTGTGGTGTCGCATCCGATCGTGCGGGCGGGCGAGCCGGGGCTGGTGCGGCACCTGCTCGTGCAGCGGCTCTACCAGTACTTGCATTTCACAACAGAGCTGGAGTCCGTCGCCGTGCTGCCCGTCACGCTGAGCCTCAGCCGTGGCCAGGACGACCTGCGGCTGACCGCCGCCATGCGCGAGGACGCTTTCAAGATCACCACCGACGAGGCGTGGCACGCCCAGTTCTCCTACGACCTGATGGCCCAGGTGGCCGCCGAGACCGCGGTCCCCCTCCACCTGACCGAGCCCTCCTTCGTGCGGCGGCTCGATGTCATCCGGGAGGCGATGGAGGCGGAGCTGCGCGGGGTCCAGTCACTGGCCTTCTGCATCGTCAGCGAGACGCTGATCTCGGCCATCCTCGCCGACCTCCCGCAGGACCGCAGACTGCCCGAAGCCGTGCGCGAGATGGTCCGCGACCACTCGGAGGACGAGGGCAAGCACCACGCCTACTTCCGCAGCGTCCTCAAGTACTTCTGGCACTCGCTGAGTCCCCGTCAGCGAAGCCGGCTCGGCCCGTGGCTGCCGGAGCTGGTCGTCACGTTCCTCGAACCGGACTACGGGGCGATCCGCGACTCGCTGCTGACGGCCGGGCTCACCGGCACCGAGGCGGAGACGGTGCTCGCCGAGTCGTATCCGGGCGACAGCGTGCGCGCGTCCGTCGCCGAGGCGAGCCGGACCACCATCCGCTACTTCGCGGAGGTCGGCGCCCTGGACGAACCGGCGACCCGCGAAGCCTTTCACGCCGCCGGGCTGACCGCCGGGCTCGCACTGTAA
- a CDS encoding (2Fe-2S)-binding protein: protein MLEPDPDCVVCVCHCVSEAEIVSVIRDGARSASDIGERCLAGTGCGHCVEDLHELIDDFQPAQGH, encoded by the coding sequence ATGCTCGAACCCGATCCTGACTGCGTCGTGTGTGTCTGCCACTGCGTGTCCGAGGCCGAGATCGTCTCCGTCATCCGTGACGGGGCACGCTCGGCCTCGGACATCGGCGAGCGCTGCCTGGCGGGCACGGGGTGCGGCCATTGCGTGGAAGACCTCCACGAACTCATCGACGACTTTCAGCCCGCACAGGGACACTAG